In Phyllobacterium zundukense, one DNA window encodes the following:
- a CDS encoding cytochrome c-type biogenesis protein, translating to MRRYFSAAVLGLALCFAASGARAVAPDEMLANPALEKRARTISAELRCMVCQNESIDDSNADLAKDLRLLVRERLVAGDTDEQVLDFLVARYGEFVLLKPRLQMSTILLWGFPIGALVIGGTAIVIAIRRRRVTSVETAPLSESEKNQLKKLFTASGD from the coding sequence ATGAGACGCTATTTCTCAGCGGCAGTCCTTGGCCTGGCACTCTGCTTTGCCGCGAGTGGCGCACGAGCTGTGGCCCCGGATGAAATGCTTGCCAACCCCGCATTAGAGAAGCGCGCGCGGACAATCTCCGCAGAATTGCGCTGCATGGTGTGCCAGAACGAGTCGATTGATGATTCGAACGCCGATCTCGCCAAGGATTTGCGACTGCTGGTGCGAGAGCGGCTGGTTGCGGGCGATACGGACGAGCAGGTTCTAGACTTTCTCGTCGCTCGCTATGGCGAATTCGTGCTTCTCAAGCCACGGTTGCAAATGAGCACGATACTGCTGTGGGGCTTTCCCATCGGAGCGTTGGTCATTGGCGGTACGGCGATTGTGATCGCGATCAGGCGCCGCCGTGTGACGTCTGTCGAGACGGCGCCACTTTCCGAGAGCGAGAAGAACCAGCTGAAGAAGCTTTTCACGGCATCCGGAGATTGA
- the ccmE gene encoding cytochrome c maturation protein CcmE: MTRKQKRLSVICGGLLVLAVAAALVLFALQQKIAFFRMPSDIQASDVESESRFRLGGLVEKGTVIRGEGTKISFSVTDHVKSVAVTYDGILPDLFREDQGVVIEGKFMPGGAFVADSVLAKHDENYMPKEVADSLKAKGVWQGESKQP; the protein is encoded by the coding sequence ATGACGCGCAAACAGAAGCGGCTTTCGGTGATTTGTGGCGGACTGCTTGTTCTGGCAGTCGCGGCGGCGCTCGTGCTGTTTGCACTCCAGCAGAAGATCGCCTTTTTCCGCATGCCGTCCGACATTCAGGCATCCGATGTGGAATCGGAGTCGCGTTTCCGCCTCGGCGGCCTCGTCGAGAAGGGCACTGTGATCCGGGGCGAGGGGACCAAGATCAGCTTTTCCGTCACCGACCATGTCAAAAGTGTAGCCGTCACCTATGATGGCATCTTGCCGGACCTTTTCCGCGAGGATCAGGGGGTGGTCATCGAGGGCAAGTTCATGCCCGGCGGCGCCTTCGTTGCGGATAGCGTTCTTGCCAAGCATGACGAGAACTATATGCCGAAGGAAGTTGCCGACAGTCTGAAGGCCAAGGGCGTCTGGCAGGGAGAGAGCAAACAGCCATGA
- a CDS encoding response regulator transcription factor has product MRILVVEDDRDLNRQLVDALTDAGYVVDKAFDGEEGHFLGDTEPYDAVILDIGLPQMDGLTILEKWRRDARIMPVLLLTARDRWSDKVAGIDAGADDYVAKPFHIEEVLARLRALIRRAAGHASSEISCGPLRLDTKTSKATVDGTALKLTSHEFRLLSYLMHHMDEVVSRTELVEHLYDQDFDRDSNTIEVFVGRLRKKMGMDLIETIRGMGYRIKSQDKKA; this is encoded by the coding sequence ATGAGAATACTCGTCGTCGAAGATGATCGTGACCTCAACCGCCAGCTGGTCGATGCGTTGACCGATGCCGGCTATGTGGTCGACAAGGCATTCGATGGCGAGGAGGGGCACTTCCTTGGCGACACCGAACCCTACGACGCAGTGATCCTCGATATCGGCCTGCCGCAGATGGATGGCTTGACCATCCTTGAAAAATGGCGCCGGGACGCACGCATCATGCCTGTGCTGCTGCTTACGGCGCGCGACCGGTGGAGCGATAAGGTCGCCGGAATTGACGCGGGTGCCGATGATTATGTCGCCAAACCGTTCCATATCGAGGAAGTGCTGGCGCGGCTGCGGGCTCTCATTCGGCGGGCGGCGGGTCATGCCTCTTCGGAAATCAGCTGCGGACCACTGCGTCTCGACACCAAGACCTCCAAAGCTACCGTCGATGGCACTGCTTTGAAGCTGACATCGCATGAGTTCCGACTGCTGTCCTACCTTATGCATCACATGGACGAGGTCGTTTCGCGCACGGAACTCGTTGAACATCTGTACGATCAGGATTTCGACCGGGATTCCAATACAATCGAGGTTTTTGTCGGCCGTCTGCGCAAGAAGATGGGCATGGACCTGATCGAGACCATCCGCGGCATGGGGTACAGGATCAAATCGCAGGACAAAAAGGCATAG
- a CDS encoding heme lyase CcmF/NrfE family subunit → MTVELGHFALVLALALSIVQAVLPVLGARRNDDRMMAVAVPAAFTVFALIALSFTALTAAYVLSDFSVQNVFENSHSQKPLLYKFTGVWGNHEGSMLLWVLILSFFTALVAFFGNNLPPALKANVLGVQAWIGTAFLLFIVATSNPFARINPAPIEGQDLNPILQDIGLAIHPPMLYLGYVGFSVCFSFAVAALIDGRIDAAWARWVRPWTLTAWLFLTGGIAMGSYWAYYELGWGGWWFWDPVENASFMPWLAGTALLHSALVMEKRSALKIWTILLAILTFSLSLLGTFLVRSGVLTSVHTFATDPGRGLFILAILVLFIGGSLALFAWRAQTLAPGGLFQPISREGALVFNNLFLTTAAATVLIGTLYPLLLESLTGTKISVGAPFFNLTFGPLMIPLLAAVPFGPLLAWKRGDILAVAQRLMTAFFIALLVVAIVLYRTSASGVLAAFGIGLAVWLMLGALTDLALKAGIGKAPVNVLMQRVTGLPRSVFGTAFAHFGLGVTLLGIVATSTFATENVLVMKPGDTMNAGGYTLRFDRIDPVKSANFTEDQGQFTILDSAGREVTDLMSAKRFFPVRKMQTTEAGIKTFMFSQLYVSLGDPVKDGVVVRVWWKPLVTLIWLGAVIMMAGGGMSLLDRRLRIGAPAKAKPRPARATA, encoded by the coding sequence ATGACCGTAGAACTCGGACATTTCGCACTGGTACTCGCATTAGCCCTTTCGATCGTTCAGGCCGTGCTTCCCGTGCTCGGCGCCCGTCGTAATGATGACCGGATGATGGCCGTTGCCGTTCCTGCCGCATTCACAGTCTTTGCCTTGATCGCCCTGTCTTTTACCGCACTGACGGCGGCCTACGTTCTTTCCGATTTCTCCGTACAGAACGTCTTTGAGAATTCGCATTCGCAAAAGCCGCTGCTCTACAAATTTACCGGCGTCTGGGGCAATCACGAAGGCTCGATGCTGCTGTGGGTGCTGATCCTCAGCTTCTTCACGGCGCTGGTCGCCTTCTTTGGCAATAATCTGCCGCCAGCGCTGAAGGCCAATGTGCTTGGTGTACAGGCCTGGATCGGCACGGCGTTTCTTCTCTTCATTGTCGCGACGTCCAATCCGTTTGCCCGCATCAATCCGGCGCCGATCGAGGGGCAGGATCTCAACCCGATCCTGCAGGACATCGGCCTCGCCATCCATCCGCCCATGCTCTACCTCGGCTATGTCGGGTTCTCCGTATGCTTTTCCTTTGCGGTGGCAGCGCTGATCGATGGCCGCATCGACGCCGCCTGGGCACGCTGGGTGCGTCCATGGACGCTGACGGCCTGGCTGTTTCTGACCGGCGGCATCGCCATGGGCTCCTACTGGGCCTATTATGAACTCGGCTGGGGCGGCTGGTGGTTCTGGGATCCGGTCGAGAACGCATCGTTCATGCCATGGCTCGCCGGAACGGCGCTGCTCCACTCGGCGCTGGTCATGGAAAAGCGCTCGGCGCTCAAAATCTGGACCATTCTCCTCGCGATTCTGACGTTCTCATTGTCGCTGCTCGGTACATTCCTGGTGCGTTCAGGCGTACTGACCTCGGTTCATACATTTGCCACCGATCCGGGACGTGGCCTGTTCATCCTGGCAATTCTTGTGCTTTTCATCGGCGGGTCGCTGGCACTCTTCGCCTGGCGGGCGCAGACATTGGCGCCGGGCGGTCTGTTCCAGCCGATTTCGCGCGAAGGGGCGCTGGTCTTCAATAATCTGTTCCTGACCACAGCCGCGGCGACCGTATTGATCGGCACGCTCTATCCGCTGTTGCTGGAATCCCTGACCGGGACGAAGATTTCCGTCGGCGCGCCGTTCTTCAACCTGACCTTTGGCCCGTTGATGATCCCGCTGCTTGCCGCCGTTCCCTTCGGGCCGCTGCTGGCGTGGAAGCGCGGCGACATCCTGGCGGTGGCGCAGCGCCTTATGACAGCGTTCTTCATCGCGCTGCTGGTGGTGGCGATCGTGCTTTATCGCACTTCGGCTTCGGGCGTGCTTGCAGCCTTCGGCATCGGGCTGGCTGTCTGGCTGATGCTTGGCGCATTGACCGATCTTGCACTCAAGGCCGGCATCGGCAAGGCGCCCGTCAATGTCCTGATGCAGCGCGTCACGGGCCTGCCGCGCTCGGTCTTCGGAACGGCATTCGCGCATTTCGGCCTCGGCGTGACGCTGCTTGGCATCGTCGCCACGTCAACCTTTGCCACCGAAAATGTGCTGGTGATGAAGCCGGGCGACACGATGAACGCAGGTGGCTACACATTGCGGTTCGACCGTATCGACCCTGTCAAAAGCGCGAACTTCACCGAGGACCAGGGCCAGTTCACGATCCTCGACAGTGCCGGCCGGGAAGTGACTGACCTCATGTCGGCGAAGCGCTTCTTCCCCGTCCGCAAGATGCAGACGACAGAGGCTGGCATAAAAACATTCATGTTCAGCCAGCTCTATGTTTCGCTCGGCGATCCGGTCAAGGACGGCGTCGTCGTCCGGGTCTGGTGGAAGCCACTCGTCACACTGATCTGGCTTGGCGCCGTCATTATGATGGCGGGCGGCGGCATGTCGCTGCTCGACCGGCGTCTGCGGATTGGCGCGCCGGCCAAGGCAAAGCCGCGACCGGCGCGAGCCACGGCATGA
- a CDS encoding YadA-like family protein → MKRIAVAGPDTKDSSQAKSPRHAQSWLAALHASRSLRRRLTAILRMACRMLGLKRGRGLGMLGIGGRVAVTAGMIAGVAPDALASGIFVNDGGDSTCTHVLDGGSGGPISTINDARLCDSTTKATQTDHVLFYSVQGPHARSLSLGNELYVNGGFIGLNNNTGANPTLSMCIGNLNTSANGVNSVSIGNNAKADSDRSIALGFNSITAAATNVGNSIIINGASYTITGGTPDSVLSIGSDTLKRQITNVAAGQLNKDSTDAVNGSQLFATNSALGALGGRVGTIDTSVSNINAGKAGLVQQADATSNLTVGKDTDGAAIDLRGKTAARKLLSLTAGAVSINSTEAVNGSQLFSTGKSVADALGGGASIDATGKWTAPAFSMSMIGADGKIATTPSEKSLEAINGSQLWGVSNKIAGFLGGDASVDANGVFTGPSYKVTNINANGTTSSTSYNNVGSALGGLNDNTTNINNRINEITKEVTTLDKDSLRWDEQKGVFTALRDQPISVDGVTKMVPGTSKITNITDGEVNATSTDAVTGAQLFERDERITNIDHRVTKIETTVNTDITAAMDKTAVKYAPDASGNKTNEVALVGGDPNAPVLISNVKAGAADNDAVNVKQLKETITQETTRVNNQVNQYLDESKTYTNNQIASLRSDTDEKFGIVDQKLDQLSSDIGAVRNEARQAAAIGLAASSLRFDNTPGKISVAMGGGVWRDQGAVAFGAGYTSESGAIRANLSGVASGGEVGVGAGFTLN, encoded by the coding sequence ATGAAAAGAATTGCGGTCGCAGGACCAGATACAAAAGATTCATCGCAAGCCAAATCGCCTCGACATGCGCAGTCCTGGCTTGCCGCACTCCACGCCAGCCGTTCGTTGCGCCGCCGCCTGACGGCGATCTTGCGCATGGCCTGCCGCATGCTTGGCCTCAAGCGCGGCCGCGGTCTTGGAATGCTCGGCATTGGCGGCCGGGTCGCCGTCACGGCTGGTATGATTGCCGGTGTTGCGCCGGATGCACTTGCCAGCGGTATATTTGTCAATGATGGCGGCGACAGTACCTGTACTCATGTCCTTGATGGCGGTTCTGGTGGGCCAATCTCAACCATAAACGATGCACGTCTTTGTGATTCCACCACCAAGGCCACACAGACTGACCATGTGTTGTTTTACAGCGTCCAAGGCCCCCATGCCAGATCGCTTTCGCTGGGCAATGAACTTTACGTTAATGGCGGTTTTATCGGGTTGAACAACAATACGGGCGCGAACCCAACGCTCTCCATGTGCATCGGCAACCTGAACACGAGCGCTAATGGCGTGAATTCTGTTTCTATCGGCAACAATGCAAAAGCCGATAGCGATCGCTCGATAGCGCTCGGCTTCAATTCGATTACGGCGGCGGCGACGAACGTTGGCAACAGCATTATCATCAATGGCGCCTCCTACACCATCACCGGCGGCACGCCCGACAGTGTCTTGAGCATCGGATCGGACACGCTCAAGCGGCAGATTACCAATGTAGCTGCCGGGCAGTTGAACAAGGACAGCACTGATGCCGTCAATGGTTCGCAGCTTTTCGCCACCAATTCCGCCTTGGGTGCGTTGGGCGGCAGAGTGGGGACAATCGATACGAGTGTTTCCAACATCAATGCGGGCAAGGCCGGTCTTGTGCAGCAGGCCGATGCGACCTCCAACCTGACGGTCGGCAAGGACACCGATGGCGCGGCGATCGATCTGAGGGGAAAGACCGCTGCGCGCAAACTGCTCAGCCTGACGGCAGGCGCGGTCAGTATCAATTCGACCGAAGCCGTGAATGGCTCCCAGCTTTTCAGCACCGGCAAATCCGTTGCCGATGCGCTTGGCGGCGGTGCCAGTATCGATGCCACCGGCAAGTGGACGGCCCCGGCATTCAGTATGAGCATGATCGGCGCGGACGGGAAAATCGCCACTACCCCCAGTGAGAAATCGCTTGAAGCGATCAACGGCTCGCAGCTTTGGGGCGTATCGAACAAGATCGCCGGATTCCTTGGCGGCGATGCCAGCGTCGATGCCAATGGTGTGTTCACAGGGCCTTCCTATAAGGTCACCAATATCAACGCCAACGGAACTACAAGTTCCACCTCGTACAACAATGTCGGCAGTGCGCTTGGCGGGTTGAACGACAACACAACCAATATCAACAACCGGATCAATGAGATAACCAAGGAAGTCACCACATTGGACAAAGATTCCCTGCGCTGGGACGAGCAGAAGGGCGTCTTTACGGCACTGCGCGATCAACCCATCAGCGTAGACGGAGTCACTAAGATGGTTCCTGGCACCAGCAAGATTACGAACATCACGGATGGTGAAGTGAATGCCACCTCTACGGATGCCGTCACTGGCGCCCAATTATTCGAGCGAGACGAAAGAATTACAAATATCGACCATCGCGTCACGAAGATCGAAACGACGGTGAATACGGACATCACGGCGGCAATGGACAAGACAGCGGTGAAATACGCGCCTGATGCCAGCGGCAACAAGACCAACGAGGTCGCGCTCGTCGGCGGTGATCCGAACGCGCCGGTACTCATCAGCAATGTCAAGGCCGGAGCTGCCGACAATGATGCGGTGAACGTCAAGCAGCTCAAGGAAACGATCACCCAGGAAACCACCAGGGTCAACAACCAGGTCAACCAGTATCTCGACGAATCGAAGACCTATACCAACAATCAGATCGCCAGTCTGAGAAGCGATACGGATGAGAAGTTCGGTATCGTCGATCAGAAGCTGGATCAGCTGAGCTCGGATATCGGTGCGGTTCGCAATGAAGCGCGCCAGGCGGCGGCGATCGGGCTGGCGGCTTCATCCCTGCGGTTTGACAATACGCCAGGCAAGATCAGCGTCGCCATGGGCGGCGGCGTCTGGAGGGACCAAGGTGCCGTGGCATTCGGTGCGGGCTATACCAGCGAGAGCGGCGCAATACGCGCCAATCTTTCGGGCGTGGCAAGTGGTGGCGAGGTCGGTGTCGGCGCGGGCTTCACGCTCAATTGA
- the ccmI gene encoding c-type cytochrome biogenesis protein CcmI codes for MVFWIIAACLTVGATLLVLLPLTRRAKAPVSDNQYDVEVYRDQLRELDADEQRGLIDSVNSEQARAEIGRRLLKSAKAAQADEAIVRPQKSATREWLTLATVLAIPLISWGIYTKVGSPDLPAQPLGERLAKPADQSTPAELIARAEAHLTLNPDDGQGWEVLAPIYLRLGRPADAVTAYQNAIRLNGDSAARQLGLGEALVAAANGKITPEAEAVFRHALELDPKDMRPQFYIIDSWMQQGRLGKARDLIRKLLVEAPADVPWREQAQAALTRLDQEIAGDAPDVSDVEKTGPDASQVEAAAGMSSQDRAEMIEGMVASLAEKLKQSPDDVDGWERLVRSYVVLNRPNDAIEALGRAKKVLSADKIAKLDTVAEDLGLADEPEKD; via the coding sequence ATGGTTTTCTGGATTATTGCTGCTTGTCTGACCGTTGGCGCGACGCTGCTGGTGCTCTTGCCGTTGACGCGGCGTGCCAAGGCGCCCGTGTCCGACAACCAATATGACGTCGAGGTCTATCGCGATCAGTTGCGTGAGCTCGACGCCGACGAGCAGCGCGGGCTCATCGATAGTGTCAACAGCGAGCAGGCGCGCGCGGAAATCGGCCGCCGCCTGCTGAAATCCGCCAAGGCGGCACAAGCCGATGAAGCGATTGTCCGTCCGCAAAAAAGTGCGACACGCGAATGGCTAACGCTCGCAACAGTTCTTGCCATCCCACTGATTTCGTGGGGTATCTATACGAAGGTCGGTTCGCCTGATCTTCCAGCACAACCGTTGGGGGAGCGTCTTGCCAAGCCTGCGGACCAGAGCACGCCCGCAGAATTGATTGCGCGTGCTGAGGCCCATCTGACGCTTAATCCCGATGACGGTCAGGGCTGGGAAGTGCTGGCGCCAATCTACCTGCGGCTCGGCCGTCCGGCTGACGCCGTCACAGCCTACCAGAATGCTATTCGTCTCAATGGTGACAGCGCCGCGCGCCAGCTCGGGCTGGGCGAGGCATTGGTCGCGGCTGCCAATGGCAAGATCACGCCCGAAGCCGAAGCTGTGTTCAGGCACGCGCTTGAGCTCGATCCGAAGGATATGCGCCCGCAATTCTACATTATTGACAGCTGGATGCAGCAGGGCCGTCTGGGCAAAGCTCGGGACCTGATCCGCAAGCTTCTGGTGGAGGCGCCTGCCGATGTACCCTGGCGCGAACAGGCGCAGGCAGCCTTGACCAGGCTCGATCAGGAGATCGCGGGTGATGCGCCGGACGTGAGCGATGTCGAAAAGACCGGCCCGGATGCCTCGCAGGTGGAAGCCGCAGCAGGCATGAGCAGCCAGGACCGGGCAGAGATGATCGAAGGCATGGTTGCCAGCCTTGCCGAAAAATTGAAACAATCACCTGATGACGTAGACGGCTGGGAGCGGCTTGTTCGCTCCTACGTCGTCCTGAACCGGCCCAATGATGCGATTGAAGCGCTGGGCCGGGCAAAGAAGGTGCTGAGTGCTGACAAGATCGCGAAGCTCGATACCGTGGCCGAGGATCTCGGCCTCGCAGACGAGCCGGAGAAAGACTGA
- a CDS encoding sensor histidine kinase — MSFFAIATIISALYGDARLQSFRQLLSAHLFSVIASVSVNDGTLAGRPDPGEVRYSSPVSGWYWSVEPVADNLKGSLRSASLGDKTIDSPSTLNVPFDTSFQRTYTEPGLNGEQLTVVETEVVLDAENRVARFRVMGNLSEVEREIAGFRNTLYFYLGIFALGGTLINAAVILFGLRPLDRVRRSLAEIREGKVSRLNENLPDEIAPLAREMNALIENNRRIMERSRTQVGNLAHSLKTPLSVLVNESRTIGGTEGRIIAEQSAAMQVQVQHYLQRARVAAQRDSVVFRAPVTPILARLVRVTAKLNPDVDVQFLNHMDDAIFAGEQEDLEEVVGNLLENAGKWGRSAIRLTLARVDSGFEISVEDDGPGLAPDQIKDALTRGTRLDESKPGTGLGLSIVHDTVREYGGTLRLERSADLGGLNARLTLPIAGN; from the coding sequence ATTTCCTTCTTTGCCATCGCCACGATCATCTCGGCCCTCTATGGCGATGCACGCCTGCAGAGCTTCCGGCAGCTGCTTTCCGCCCATCTCTTCAGCGTTATCGCCTCGGTCAGCGTCAATGACGGCACGCTTGCCGGCCGGCCGGACCCGGGCGAAGTGCGCTATTCCAGCCCGGTTTCCGGGTGGTACTGGTCGGTCGAGCCTGTTGCCGACAATCTGAAGGGCTCGCTGCGGTCAGCGTCGCTCGGCGACAAGACCATTGATTCCCCCTCGACGCTGAACGTCCCGTTCGATACGTCGTTTCAACGTACCTATACCGAGCCCGGTCTCAACGGCGAGCAACTCACGGTCGTCGAAACGGAAGTTGTGCTCGATGCGGAAAATCGCGTTGCCCGGTTCAGGGTGATGGGGAATTTGAGCGAGGTCGAGCGTGAGATCGCCGGCTTCCGCAATACGCTTTACTTTTATCTCGGAATCTTCGCACTGGGCGGCACGCTGATCAACGCCGCCGTCATTCTGTTTGGCCTGCGCCCGCTCGACCGCGTACGCCGCTCTCTCGCCGAAATTCGGGAGGGCAAGGTTTCGCGTCTGAATGAAAATCTCCCGGACGAAATCGCGCCGCTCGCGCGCGAGATGAATGCTCTGATTGAGAATAACCGCCGCATCATGGAGCGTTCGCGCACACAGGTCGGCAATCTCGCCCATTCACTGAAGACGCCGTTGTCGGTGCTGGTCAATGAAAGCCGGACCATCGGCGGAACCGAGGGCCGCATCATCGCCGAGCAGAGTGCGGCCATGCAGGTGCAGGTACAGCACTACCTGCAGCGCGCCCGCGTTGCGGCGCAGCGCGACAGCGTCGTGTTCCGGGCCCCCGTGACGCCGATCCTTGCCCGGCTCGTGCGGGTAACGGCAAAGCTCAATCCCGACGTGGACGTTCAATTCCTCAACCACATGGACGATGCCATTTTTGCCGGTGAGCAGGAAGATCTTGAGGAAGTCGTCGGAAATCTCCTGGAAAATGCCGGAAAATGGGGCCGCAGTGCCATCAGGCTCACTCTCGCCAGGGTCGATAGCGGATTCGAGATCAGCGTCGAGGATGATGGTCCGGGTCTTGCCCCGGATCAGATCAAGGATGCGCTCACCCGTGGTACGCGGCTGGATGAAAGCAAGCCGGGCACAGGGCTTGGCCTGTCCATCGTGCACGACACGGTGCGCGAATATGGCGGAACGCTGCGGCTGGAACGCAGTGCGGATCTTGGTGGCCTGAATGCTCGCCTGACTCTTCCGATTGCGGGAAACTAG
- a CDS encoding MBL fold metallo-hydrolase → MPPLGSTMRIHRPYESVYAFYDGRIDGVRAYSEAPNWLDDGAYSLGLCSYAVVSGEEALVYDTSISLPHAQIIRKTLEDAGVRHIRVVLSHWHVDHVAGNEVFADCKIIANDLTAQALIDNRDRLENRDPPIRPLIMPNRIFHDQLQLKVGRIDVELRHVDIHSHDGTMLVLPQLKLMLAGDALEDPVTYVDEPARLEYHLRDLERMATWDIEKILPNHGAEDVIVAGGYGPEFITATRNYVTKLLRLRDEPELAEQDLRTFATEDFRSGAIGYYAPYEPVHAQNVRAVLKGYAEE, encoded by the coding sequence ATGCCCCCGCTCGGATCAACCATGCGCATTCACCGTCCCTATGAAAGCGTCTACGCGTTTTATGATGGCAGGATTGATGGCGTGCGCGCCTATTCGGAAGCGCCGAACTGGCTCGATGACGGCGCCTACTCGCTGGGGCTCTGTTCCTATGCCGTCGTCTCCGGCGAAGAGGCACTGGTCTATGATACGAGCATTTCCCTCCCCCACGCGCAGATCATCCGCAAGACGCTGGAAGATGCCGGCGTGCGCCATATCCGCGTGGTGCTCAGCCATTGGCATGTCGACCATGTGGCCGGCAACGAGGTTTTCGCCGATTGCAAGATCATTGCCAATGATCTGACCGCGCAGGCCCTGATCGACAATCGCGACCGGTTGGAGAACCGAGACCCGCCGATCCGGCCATTGATCATGCCGAACCGTATCTTCCATGACCAACTGCAGTTGAAAGTTGGCAGGATCGATGTGGAATTGCGCCATGTCGATATTCACAGCCATGACGGGACCATGCTGGTCCTGCCGCAGCTGAAACTGATGCTGGCGGGCGATGCGCTGGAAGATCCGGTCACCTATGTCGATGAACCGGCACGGCTCGAATATCATTTGCGCGATCTGGAGCGCATGGCGACCTGGGATATCGAAAAGATTCTGCCCAATCACGGCGCCGAGGACGTAATCGTGGCTGGTGGCTATGGACCGGAATTCATTACTGCTACGCGCAACTATGTCACGAAACTGCTGCGCCTGCGCGATGAGCCGGAACTGGCCGAACAGGATCTGCGGACCTTCGCCACCGAGGATTTCCGTTCAGGCGCGATCGGCTACTACGCGCCATATGAACCGGTTCACGCGCAGAATGTGAGGGCCGTGCTTAAAGGTTACGCAGAAGAATAG
- a CDS encoding RT0821/Lpp0805 family surface protein, with product MKFHIAIPLLAIAVLSGCSTTSGSKAGGALSSLTGGSKQAAPTGVLAALGNGLIGNNASLDASDRKRALQAEYQALEYSPAGKTVEWKNSSGSRSGEVVAAQPYQVGSQNCRQYTHTVRVDGTPQSARGTACRNEDGSWTPLT from the coding sequence ATGAAATTCCATATTGCCATTCCCCTTCTTGCTATCGCCGTTCTTTCCGGCTGTTCGACGACGTCCGGTTCCAAAGCCGGCGGCGCCCTGAGCAGCCTGACCGGCGGTTCAAAGCAGGCGGCGCCGACAGGCGTGCTCGCCGCGCTAGGAAATGGTTTGATCGGAAACAACGCCTCTCTGGATGCATCCGATCGCAAGCGCGCCCTGCAGGCCGAATATCAGGCACTGGAATATTCGCCTGCCGGAAAGACCGTCGAATGGAAAAACAGTAGCGGCAGCCGATCCGGTGAAGTCGTTGCGGCGCAGCCCTACCAGGTGGGCTCGCAAAACTGCCGCCAATATACCCATACGGTGCGGGTCGACGGCACGCCGCAATCGGCCCGCGGCACGGCCTGCCGTAATGAAGACGGCAGCTGGACTCCACTCACCTAA